The stretch of DNA ATCACAAAGCAGGTAGGTCTGTGGCTACATGGTGTTTAGTCATGTTCAGTAGGTTTATGTGAGTTTTATTAGATTCATAAAGGTTTTTGTGCATCTTTGTAACATGGAGttgaaaaaaactttcaagttcatTATCGGGTTTAACTAGGCTGTTTGGTTATCTATATTTAATCTCTACAAAATATACTTGTGTTGCATTGCAGCAGCAGTAGGTCTCAGCAAATTAAAGTAATCAACCGTTCTTATCGATCATGGCATGTATAAcaattttgaaatcaaatttgttttattctGTAATGCATGGTAGTGTAGGTATCTGGTGGTGTAGGTATCTGGTAGTGCAGGCATCAGGTAGTGTGGGTATCTGGTAGTGTAGGTATCTGGTAGTGTAGGTACCTGGTAGTGTAGGTATCAGGTAGTGTGGGTATCTGGTAGTGTAGGTATCTGGTAGTGTAGGTATCTGGTAGTATAATAGGTATCTGGTAGTGCAGGCATCTGATAGTGCAGTAGGCATACTCAAAATAGTGTAAGCTGCCGTCTTTCCTGATTGTTGCTCTCTGTTCACTCTAAAATATGCACTCATTTTTTCTTTAACAACTAATAATCATACTACCGTGTTTGTTTGTTCGTCTGTCCGAAACCATGGTTGGCGAGTAAAAAATTGGCGAGAAAAAATTGCATCATACAGAATCAGCCCTAGCAGCAGTCGGCTTGCTCGACCAACACTCTAACATTTGCACCAGTCAATCACATTCCAGCATTATGGAGTTATTGTACACGGAGTGATTACATCTGATGATCCCTCACGCCATGCTGGACTGCCAGGATAGTTCAATGTAAAATGTgtaaaacttaaaagcaaagttaaaatggccaGTATGCTAaggaaaaaaaattaaagtaatCGTTTTAGCCCACTACATcattcaatctttaaaacttgTATTGGGTCATTTCAAAGATCTTTAATTATATCGGATAAAGTTCATATTAAAAAGAAGGGAGAGATTCTTATCTCTGTAAAGAGGATAACAAACAGTGAGTAtagacacgactcttattatagtaaaaaccaCGATATTAGCTCAAGttgctagcttaagttactcaaattcattgggtgatTAAACTTAGTCAAGGGCAACTACATGACCTGTCACTGTCaataagctattttaaatcttgagtgaatgtgtagcataagaagtaaaaaatgtttatcaACATTCTGTTTTAGCTACACTCGAGCTTTAGAAGATTCGAGGTACGCATTGACCAGACTgagacaaaaataaacaaatacatgtatcttcatttaaaagttagaatggtaaatgtcgtataaaaatgaactttctacgcaaaaaactttttattatccaTGTAATGCTGgacattatatattaataaaaagctCAAGGCTATCTTTTGCTATAATGTGTCAAAGAGGCATGCATATTTTCACAGTCAATAGAGCCTTTACAACGCACGTTCGCATATTTTCCTAGAGAAAAATTACCATTATTCTTATACTATTGTAAAAACTGCCATATTGAGTACAAATATTTCATGATGCTCGTATCCTGCTTTGTCACTATCGTGGAGTCATGATGCACAGATATATACATGCTGGGAATGTGAACCCATTTTAACCACACGCGGAGCATTGAAAGTAGGCATCTAGTGTTGTAAAACTGATTCTAAATATTTGAGATGTATGACGAGTTTTATTAAATTGACATCTTAATAAGGTCAGAGGTTTTTTGCAAGTTTTCAAAGAAAAACGATATTCAACTGTTTTGAGCAGGTGATTGTTGAGCCATATTTGTGGAAGAACTCTCTATAATTTTTCTTGTTTGTGGTGCGTGGACACCGCCGTCCCTCACTCTCATAGTAAACACACATTCAACTTTTCTTAGTCTAAATAGCTTTTTTTCCTCACTGGGTGGGATTCTCACATTTTAGACATATAGTAAGTTTTCATACAGCGATAGCATAATGACACATCCCCTTATAGTGCTGCGATGACATCATAGAAAGAGTTGTCACTCTCATTCTCTCGTGATTCAGTGACGTTGTTTGGAATCGAAACAACCACGTGATGCACCATCTTTGTACCCTGAGAACAGCCTAGGCTACCAACGTCTTTGCCTTTTTGTGTGCATATCTAGGTCATGTTTTCCTGGTGCTTCATATGCAGACATAAGGCATCACACAACCATTGCTCTACTATAGCGCCCAATGAAAACATGTTCCGCTTTTCAGCCTAATGTAGCACTTTAGCACTGGCCCACCCAGGTGCCACTACACTATCGCTGCAtggaaatttaataaaaaggcCTGATAATCGGCTGCAATCTGATAATTGAATCTGAATTTGTCACTCTGTGTTGCAGACGGAATGAACACATCAAGGCTCCGCTTCCCAGCACTGGTCTCAGTATTTATCCTTTGGTCTGTTGCATTCATACGACACCAAGATTGGCTTTCCTACAAGCAAGGGAAGGTCACTCCATtttcatataaatattttttgcgtAATTCTGAAGACAACAGTTCGATCGCTGCGACTTCAACACTAGACAGTATTTTGAGAGTTTCTTGGTCAGACAGAAAGACCAAACAGCGAGTGGGTTCAGGAGCTAGTAAACCACCTGCTAGTAGATCAACTACTACTAGAGATACCAGCGATGGTGCTAACAGAGTTGTCAGAGGAAACACCGAATACCCAGTTCAGAGTTTCATTTCTAAAACTGTATCTTACAGTGATAATGTGTCAAGTAGTAACAGCCACCTGTCATTTAATGTCACATCACGTGAAGTCTATCCAGAGGACCGTAAAGAAAACGTGACACGCTACTTGACAATAAACCCACTCGATGGCAGCGTTGGAAGATTGGGCAACTTCTGTTTTAGATACGCTGCTGCCTTAGGCATCGCTTTAGCCAATGACATGCAACTTGTTCTGCCAGACACCGAGCTAGTCAGAGAGATGATATCAGTGTTTAGAATAACGGCCCCTCTCCAGTCTGAACTCAATGTCTCTCTTAATAGCTTTATTTCGATTAGAGAAAAGCATTGGGGTATATTTGATGGCAATTTTTTCGCACTTCCTCTAAATTTAAATGTTAGCCTCACTTGGGTATACAgtcaaagttttaaatattttagttcaATTGAAGAATTGGTTCGACGAGAATTTTCATTAACCGGTTACCTTGAGGACAAAATTCAGGCATACATGAGTGAATTGCGAAACAACTATAAACCTAGTTATATTATTGGGATGCATGTCCGAAGAGGGGATTTTTTAACCTCATCTCACCAAAAGTGGGGCTATGCTGTCGCACCTAAACAGTTCTTCAGTCAAGCAACATCATACTTTACTAAAAAGTATGGAAAAAATGTTCTATTTATAGTCGGCTCTGATGACAGGTCTTGGTGTGAACAAGAAATTGATTTTAATGGTGCTCGGGCTATCTTTGCTCCGAACAAAACCGCAGTAGAAGATTTTATAACACTGATAGCTTGTGACCATCATATAGTTAGCGTAGGATCTTTCGGTTGGTGGAGTGCATGGCTGGGAAGGGGAGATGTCGTGTATTTTAAAGGGTTTCCAATACCTCATTCTAATCATGCAGCCAATCATAGGCATGAAGACTATTACCCTCCTAATTGGATAGGTTTTTACTGAAATTTTATCTTTCTGTTGGATTAAGGTTCTTGTCATGAGAAGTTTTTGAGCAACTTGAACAGGAACACATTACCAATATTTATGTGGCATCATGTAGAAAAGGGTCAGCTAATTTCTGTTCAACTCAGTTGTAATTGTTATGATCTGATTATACTCGAACTTGATTTATAAGTTATTTTCAGTAAGAGAGGGAAAGGGATTATAAGTTACATGTATCTCCTTTTACTCAAAAATAAAATGGCCTTGACCTCTTAAAAACCTTACCCAAAAACTTGGCTTCCACAATAGTTCCAGTGTGTTTGTGCAATCCCTTGGAGAGTAAGTGTGGTGTCTATTTAGCTTACTGGAAATCTCCGGGTCCAGTGACAAGGGAACATCAATGactagagacatgcccagtttcagagagcaatttaagattGGATTTCATTTCTGTTATACCAGTGACCTTTTGTGGGATTTGAACTctaacctgttgtttgcaagtTAGGTGCCCT from Watersipora subatra chromosome 2, tzWatSuba1.1, whole genome shotgun sequence encodes:
- the LOC137387614 gene encoding galactoside alpha-(1,2)-fucosyltransferase 2-like; the protein is MNTSRLRFPALVSVFILWSVAFIRHQDWLSYKQGKVTPFSYKYFLRNSEDNSSIAATSTLDSILRVSWSDRKTKQRVGSGASKPPASRSTTTRDTSDGANRVVRGNTEYPVQSFISKTVSYSDNVSSSNSHLSFNVTSREVYPEDRKENVTRYLTINPLDGSVGRLGNFCFRYAAALGIALANDMQLVLPDTELVREMISVFRITAPLQSELNVSLNSFISIREKHWGIFDGNFFALPLNLNVSLTWVYSQSFKYFSSIEELVRREFSLTGYLEDKIQAYMSELRNNYKPSYIIGMHVRRGDFLTSSHQKWGYAVAPKQFFSQATSYFTKKYGKNVLFIVGSDDRSWCEQEIDFNGARAIFAPNKTAVEDFITLIACDHHIVSVGSFGWWSAWLGRGDVVYFKGFPIPHSNHAANHRHEDYYPPNWIGFY